Genomic window (Acinonyx jubatus isolate Ajub_Pintada_27869175 chromosome B1, VMU_Ajub_asm_v1.0, whole genome shotgun sequence):
GCAACAGGTGGATAGGACGGTCACAGCAGGGGTCTCCAGAATGAGCCCCCACCAGCCAGgggtctccaggctctgtggtggGGGCTGGAAGAGTCTGGGGGGAGGACCTCTCCACTTCCTGCTGGCTCCTTCTTGCCCCCTCCTCAAGCCTCGGTGTGGAGTATGAcacctggggaaggggaggggggagggtggggccaggggacgaggggctgggctgctggggggggggggcattggtTGAGGAGGACGGGCAGGTTCCAGCCTCTCCTCTGCCGATGCAGGTGGTGGCCCCATCACTCCATGTTCAAAACCCCTGAGAAAGTGGTAAAGGTCACCTGTATGGACTAAGGAAGGATCTGGGGACTTGTCAGGCCTCAACCCCGCCCCATTTGTGGGTGGGGCCCTCTTCTGGGCAGGGCTCACCCATGTCTCCTCCATAGTGGAAAATCCACAAAGTGTTCCCAGGCGACAGCATGGCCCAAAGTtactgggtgggggaggggggggcagaacTGGGGCCTTAGATCATgagagccctgcttctctccatgGGGGACAAGCTCCCGGGCCAGGAACGGGatgcagagggaaggggggggcagggatggggatgGAGACATTCCTCCTGGATCTGAACTTGGACCCAATTTGGgggtttcttgatttctttccctcTCGGCCAGTTACAGCACAAGAAGTTTACATTTTGCATGCATGAAAAAGATTTTGgtttaaataaaaagacaccCCTCTTCTCCTGCAAAGGGGATGTTGGAATCTGGAGACCTGGGATGCTCTCCTTCCAcccttggtgggggggtggggggtcgggCAGGGTGAGGTTTGGAAGATACCCCCACGCTGGCGGCTTAAGGACTGACTGCTACATCAACGCTTAGATTACAAAGgtttatttagaaaatagtttggtTGTTTTGGCTGTCGTTTTTGGCAAACATTTAAATACTTTCAGTAACCAAAGATTGTCAGTgccctctttcttcccccaagACAGCCGCCCCCACGAGGTCCTGGGGAAGTCAGCCCTTGCTCAGAGGTGgtgtgtgctggggggggggggggagggggaaggggggactCCTTTCTCGCCCGTTCGGGAGGTTGCATTTACTTCTCCTAAGACCCTGACCTCAAAGCCACACCTCGCAGGGCCCCCAGAGCCAGATCCAGGCCCGGAGCCCCAGAAGCAGCCCTTTGCTGAGACGGGAAGGCAGAGGGGtcgcccctctctcctcccctctccccagggaccCTGCGTCTCTCAGCCCATGCTCCCGGCCCGCCGGCACCCTCCCCTGGGCTCTGGAGGCCAATCCATCCCCGGGTCTCTGGGGAAGCTGCCCCCCTGCTTTCCCCTGCGGGGCCACGCCTTCCCAGGCCTCCGCCCGGAGCTGTCCAGGGTCTCCCGGCAGGGCGGGGCGAGCAGCTCACTGCCTGAAGCCCCTTCGCCTCCGTCGGAAGAGGATGTGCTTGAATGAACGCCGGAAGTCCTGGTTAAAGACGGTGTAGATGACCGGGTTGAGCGAGCTGTTGCAGTAGCCGATCCAGAAAAAGAACTTGAAGAGCGGGTCGGGCACCTGGCAGGCCTCGCGGCAGATGCCGTACAGGCTGTAGCTGAAGAAGAAGGGGAACCAGCAGAGCACGAACACGCCCATGACCACCGCCAGCACGAAGGTGAAGCGCTTCTCGCGCGCCTGGGCCACCTTGCGGCGGCACACGCTGCTGCGCGCCCGGCGCCGGCGCGACAGAAAGAACTCGACGGAGCGTGAGCTGGCGCGCGACAGGCGCCCGCCGGGCCCCGGGGACCTCGCGGCAGCCAGCGTGCCCGAATCGGTCGCTCCTGGCCCCGGCGCCGGCCCCTCAGCGCCGCCCGTGCCGCCCGCGCCCCCCTCGCCGcccgcgcgccgccgccgcccgccccgccgcaGGGCACACCGGCGCCGCCGCCGCTCGGCCGCCGCGCTGCTCTCCTCCGGATCCACGTCGGCGCACGGGCGGCGCGGGGGCGCGCAGTGCCCGTTCTCGCCCGCTCCCGCTGCCGCACCCAGCCCGTTCTCCGTGGTCGGGGACGCGCCGTCGGGGCCCGCGGGCGCGCGCTTCTCGCTGAGCGTGCGCGTGCGCAGCTTGGCCACGCGGTAGATGCGCGCGTAGACCAGGCCCATGATGAGGCAGGGCGCGAAGAAGGAGCCGATGCAAGAGGACAGGATGTACCACGTCTCGTCGTTGAGGCCGCACTGCGGGTAGGCGGCACTGTCGGGCTGGCGGTAGAGCGAGACGAGCGGGGGGAAGGAGATGACAGCCGAGATGAGCCACACGGCCACGATGGTCGCCTTGACGCGGCGCGGTGTGCGCTTCAGGTTGTACTCGACGGCCTGCGTCACCGACCAGTAGCGGTCCAGGCTGATGGCGCACAGGTGCACGATGGACGAGGTGCAGAAGAGCACGTCGAGTGCCAGGTACACGCCGCACCACACCTGCCCGAAGTACCAGTAGGCCATGAGCTCGTTGGCCAGCGAGAAGGGCATGACCAGCGTGGCCACCAGGATGTCGGCCGAGGCCAGCGACACCAGGAAGAGGTTCTGCGGCGCCCGCAGCGCCCGGCTGGTCAGCACGGCGATCACCACCAGCACGTTGCCCACCACGGTGAAGACGATGAGGAAGCCCACCACGGCCGCCAGCCCCGCCACGGCGCCCGCCGAGTACTGGCCCGGGGGCGGCCCCCAGGCGGCCCCCGGCGCGGCGCCCGAGGCGTTGGCGGCCCCGCCGCTGCCCCCCTCGCCGGCGCCGCTCGCGTTGGGGcccgccgccgccgtcgccgccgccgccagcgCCGCCGCCAGCGCCGGGGACGCCATGGTCCTCCCGCGAGCTACTACGCGGTCCCGCCTGGAGCCGGGGCGCAGCCGCGGCAGCTCGGGCGCCCCCCAACCCCGGTCGGCGCCCGCATCGCCGCCTGCTCCTGGGGCGCGCCCGCCGGGGACCGCGGCGCCCCGCAGCCGGCCCTCGGCCGTGGTGGCTCGGCGGGCGAGCGGCGCGCCGGAGAGCGTGGCTGCCGGGCTCCCCGCAGCTGCCGCGCGCGTAAGTGCAGAGCAGGAGGCTCCCGGAGCAAGCGGcgacgcggcggcggcggcggcggggggggaggggggcaggtccCGGGGTCCTCGCGCCGGCCCCGCCCTCGGCCCCGCTCACGGGGAGCGCCCGGGCCGCGAGCCCACGGTGATGCGGCGCCCGAGCGGGCGTGCCCGAGCGGCCCCGCGGCCCCGGAGCCCGGCCGGGGCGCAGGCTGCAGGCGGCGGCGGCCCGGGCGCTCCGCCTCCCATCCGGCCGGCTAGGGCTGGGCGCACCGGGGCGCGGGCCGCCGCTCCTCCGGGCCCCAGCGCCCGCGCGCAGCCTCGGGCTCCAACTTTACTTTCCCGGGCAGGGCGCCGGCGCCGCCGCGcgtcctcctcctgctgctccgGGCGCGGGCGCCCCCCGCGGTCCGCGTTCGGCCGTGCGGGCTCCGCCTTGCCTGCCTCTCTCGCCCGAgctgcgccgccgccgccgcctcctccttcgccgccgccgccgccgccgccgtgcGCTCGGCGCGAGTGCAGCCGCCCGGGCTCGGCTTCCAACTTGGGTAGAGTTGCGCAGCGGGGcgggcgcgcggggcggggcggggcgcgggcgggcgggggcggctTGGCGGGCAGGCCAGCGCCGCCGGCCCGGGGGGGAGCGGGCCCGGGAGCCGGAGCCCGCGGCCGCCTCGGCGAACCTGCCGGCGCGGCGCCGGGGAGGAGTCCGGGGCGGTGGCGCGAGGCGCGCGCGCACGGCGAGGGCGCCCCCTCCAGGGCCGACTGCAGCCTGCGGGACGGGGTTGAGTGCCGGCTGGCCTGGGCGGTGAGTTCCAGAAACCTGCTGTTTCTAAGACAAGAGCTCCCTAGCCTCCCCCgggcacacgcacacgcacacgcggGCGCGCACTCTCGCGCGCAGCTCCGGGCGGCTCGGGGTCCGCGGCCTGATTGGAGAGCCGGCCGCTCGCAGCCTGGCGGAGGACGCGACGCAGCCTGGTGCGCAGGGGTCTTGCCGAGTGCCTGTCGCCTCCCATCTCCGGTCGGTGTTCCAGGGCAGAACCACCTCCCTGCCCCCGAGCCTCAGTTCCCTTCTCTGCCCACTTCCAAGCGCTGCTGGAGCATGAATCATGACGGCCTTGCCAGTGGAAGCCCTGGGCAGGCTCCCAGGCTTCGCATCCATGTTGGCAATTACAGAAGTTTAATTCTCATGCTCCGTGGCCCTGCTTTTAAAGGGTGGGGGGTGATGTTCAAAATCACCGCCTCTGACAAACACCCAGAATGAATTTCCCAGGATGATGGGCGGTTTTGCGTGGGTGCCTCATTCATACAGGCTTAGGGGCAAGCTGTTAGggtatctccccccccccccccccccccgccccgcgcttACCCCTACCATAGGTCCCCGTGCATTCATTCCAAGAACGTGCGTGCGCTGTCGTTCCCATCTTCTGGTGCTGGTACCCACCTCCCGGCAGCTTGAGGTCTGTGGGAGCCCGAccctggggaggaggctggagttCTCAGGTCTGGCGTTTCTCgcttggaggaggggagggccatTCCTCCCAGTAGTCTGGAAAAGCACCTGGCCGCGCTCCCTGCATCCTCAGATGGGAGGGCTGGGGTCATTCCTGTGGCTGGGGGGCCGGAGTGTCATGCCTTTGGGTTCCAGAAGTGGTCGCAGGGAGGGATTAGAGTGTCTCCCTTAGTGATGCCTGGAAATGTGCATGGCCTCGGGGGCTGCTTCTCAGTCCTCTGAGCCCTGGGAAGGCTCACGGGGCCCATGTAGGAGAGCACGGGTGTCTTAGCAGAGAGGCTCCCTGGGCGCCCCAGCATCCTCGTTAGCCTCCTTACACGGAGGAGGAGGGGGTCAGGCCAGGGCCAGGCTGGAAATCGGAGATTCTGGACTGGGGGACTGCCCAGGAAGGGCCAGACCTCCCTTCCCAATCCTGGGCACTTATGCACTTTGGGGGAGCAAAGCCATGACAGCATGTGAGAGGCACGCGGCCCAGGGAAGGTAGAAAGCCACCTTCCCTGTGAAAGGGCCTCCCGGTCCTGGAGGCCTGGAGGGCGCTTGGAGGGAAGACCCACACCACTGCCTCCTCCGTCGTCAAGTGCAACGGCCCTTGTCCGTGCAGGGCCCTCCACCATCTGGGACGGGCAGTGCCACACCCTGAGACGGCCAGTGAATGCTGTCAGTGCCCTGGAGCTCTTCCCCTAGGCTGGGAGTGGAgttgtcagggaaggcttcctggaggaggtgacttcTGAGCTGCACTTGGAGCATGAAGGAGGGTTAGTGGGAAGTGAGAAGCCCCCAtggggcagggagatgggctTTGTCCTagaggcgggggttgggggggcggagGAGGAGCCAAGAAAGAGAAGCCGCAGGGGTCGGATGCAGGTTTTGGAGCGCTGTCTCCCACCATCAGCAGCTCGCTGGCCACGTGGGCCTCCTCCAGAGCCTGAGGGGTTCTCCTCTTGTGAGAGGCACTTTGGGGGACGCCTGGGGCTGTCAGGACATCCAGGGTCCTGGCTGCACTGGCCACCTCATGAGTTCATATTCAGGGTCAGCCTGGCACAAAGAACTTGGAGGGAAAAGGATGCGGAGCACCTGGGGCCCGAAACAAACAGGACTTCCCGCTGCCCAGGAAGCGACTCTCCAGGCCAGGCTGGGGACATCCGGAGTGCCTGGCCGGCCCAGTGACTCAGGCCCctggggacgcctggctggcctTCTGACCTCAGGACCGCTGGCAACATCTCCCTGGCACAACCCGGGACCAAGCACCTCCCCGGGGGCCTGGACCCAGggcggagggggagaggggagctgggTCCCCTGAAGAGTCCTCGGCTGGGCCTCAGGGCGGCGCCAGTGCAGGCCTGCCTGTACGGGAGCCCCGGGGACCTCAGCTGTTCAGAAAGGAGCTGGAGAGGCCTCTTACCCCGACGCTGAAAACTGGGCGCTTGACAGACTGCTCTCCATCACCCTACAGCGAGCAAAACGGCGTGCGCCTGGAAAGACCGTCCGATGGGCCGCTCGTGGCCAGGCCTGGGACCCAGAGGGGTATCAGGGACCCAGAGGGATATCAGGGAGGGTGTGTAAGGATTCAGGCTGCactgggagagggggtgggggcgtcGGGGGCAGATGTGGGACATCGAAGAAGGAAAATCCCAGAAGTAAAGCATCTCGGGGCCGCCAAGGCACAGGTGCCTTCGTCCTAACCAGGATGAGCGGGGCCCAGAAGGGAAAGGCTGGTCCTACCAGGGCCACGCAGCCTTTGGACGTGGGGTCCTGGGCCCTAGCGGCTGGGAGAAGGAATCTGGAGGCACGCCTGCTGGGTGCACGCCTGGCCTGTGTCCCACGAGTGGCTCAGCCCTGGCGGAGGGGGGCTCGTCTCTTTGAACCGCCTCCCCGCACACAGGTgtggatgcacacacacattcatgcacacacatacccatgcgctcatgtacacacacacattcgtGTGCACACATTTCTGTGCACGCCTAGGCTTGCATGGCCACGTACACACGCACGCGCATCCGTGCATGccgcatgcacacacgtgtgtccACACGCCCGTGTAAATGACAGCAGTACGCTCACGTAACTATCCATGCGTGCATGCACAAACGCGTACATACTCCCACAAGCAGGCATGCACAAGCACACGTGTGTATGCCCACGTGTTCACACACTGTGCGTGCACGAGTTCACGTGCACATATGTACCGGgccacacacatccacacacctGCGTAAAATCAGGTACGTGCGTTATGTGCGTGCACGCACGTACGCTCGTGCACGCCTCACTTGTGTGTAGGCGTGTGTCCACGCACACGTGCGTGTGCGTACAGACTCCTGCACGCATGCGTGCACACAGGCTTCACCCCCACACAGATGCATGCGCACAGGTGCCGGGGGCCCCGCTCACCCTCCTAGGCGTGGGGGGGCCGTGTCGGGACACCCCGTCGCAGGCAGCTCTTCCTGGGTTTCGGGCCAGACTGTGCCCCCTCGGCGGGTCACCTCTGCCCAGCTCGTTCACGTGGCTCTGCGGCCCACCCGCTCCGGGCCGCGAGCCCATCTGTCACCGCCCGCCACGGAGTCTGGCCCTTGGCATGTGCTCTTCTCCAGGCTGGCAACCCTTCGCTTCGTCTACCCCCAGGGCTCTTCTCTCCCTTAAAAGTGTGTGGCACGGGTCTCCAGGAGGCCTCCCTGAGCTCCCAGGCTAGATCAGGAGCCCCTTTGCTGGCCTCCGTGTGTGCCATCAGGGGCGGGCCGTCAACCGTGGGCTCCTGAGAGCGGGCCGTGTCTCCCCCGCCTGCTGCAGGGCCCAGCTCCCGGCTCGCAGGGGGAGCTCCGTCACAGCTGGTGGAGGGAGCCTCTGGccggctccatcggttgagcgtctgtcttcggatcaggtcaagatctcacggttcgtgagttcgagccccacgcccgGCTcgccgctgtcagcacagaatccgcggcggatcctccgtccccctctctctgcccctcgcctgcttgtgcgctctgaaaaagaaagaaacacgaaaaaaagaagaaagctggtgGAGGCGTGGGGGTGAAGGGTGGAGGCTGAGGTCAGGAATCCCACAAAGGCCCCGACGCCCTCCTCGCGCCGCGAGCTCCGTGGAGGTGCTGCCGGCCTAGCACAGCGGGGCCTCACCCGGGAGCTGCCTGCGCCAGACCCCCGTGCCCCCCACCCGGCGGCCCCTTTCTGCCTCCGTCCGCCCTGTGGAGGTCGCCGACGTTGGATGTGGACCCCAGCTCCCGCTCAGCACTGACTTGCCGTCTGGCAGCAGGAGaaccccctgcctccctgggcctcagttttcccatctgtgaggTGGGGGTATCGGACCAGCTGCTTGTAAGGTTCACGCCAGCTCTGCCCCACTTGGCTGTGAGCTCCTGTAAGTGGGTGTTGCATCTGGTCTGTTTGCTCGGTGCCCACAGGGGACAgaagggctggaggcagggagaagagccCCATCCACCCCTCCCGCGGATGCAGCAGCACAGGGACACTGGCCTGGCTTCCCGTCTCCAGGCCGAGAGGACTGGTCTCCTCCTTCGAGCTGAGCTGAAGACCCCTCCCGCCCCCCGTGTtgatttgaaatttcatttttaaagacaggCAGGGAAAAACGAACTTgcttctctgcctgcccctccctgaaGGATTCTAGAACCGCTTTGTCTTGTTAGAACACGGCCTGGATCCGTTGGCCCGGGGCCCGGCTCTCCGTGCACTAACCCGCAGACCAACTCCATTGCAATATTGATCCAATTGATGGATTTGGCCCAGCTGAGTTCTTACAGACCTGGCGGAGGGCCCTCTGGAGAAAGAGCTGCTTCAGGGACCGTCTTTGATTTGCAATGAGTGTACTAGATCAAAGCAGCGGGTCAGCATGTCTTATTAGGCGCCAGCTGTGTACCTCACTCAGCCCGGGGCCTGCTGGAGCTCAGGCTCACGCCTGTCCCCGTCCTCGCTGCTGCACAAGCCTCTCACGGCTCCTCTGCCTCCGGCCTGCCCCTCTGCCATCTGGTTCCAGGCTTGACAGGGCGCTCCCTCTGGGGCTTGCCGCTGTCCACATGCCTgagcctggcattcaaggccctcctAGGCCTGGCCTCATGTCTGCACTCTAGGGTCGGGCTGACCAGGTATCCCCATGTGCCCCTGGGAAATCGCCCTTCTTCTCCAAGCCTCCTCGGTCTGCGATAGCAGTAACAAAGTCCCGCCCCTGGGGCTGGTGTGCAGGCTCTCGGGACAAAGGTCCAGGGCTCTTAGCCCAGGGCCTGCTCACCGCAGGGTCCCGGGCCGCGTCCGCCATCGCCGTCGCCTGTGCTCTTGCCACACACCTGAGCGGGTGGAGGGCACGGCTCCGGCACGCCAGCGCTGGGCTCctaggagcccccccccccacccggccaGGCCCTTGGCCTCCCTGTGAAGCTTCGAGGTCCAGAGCCCACCCTGGCCACCCTCCTGCCCTCGGCGGCTGCACCCAGGCCCCGGCCATCAGCAGCACGCGCAGCAGCCACCATTAGGGAGCGTCTCCCCCAGGCCAGGCCTGTCCTGAACGGTCCATGGATGGTGAGGCCCGTTCACCCTCTTTGGGGCCTTGCTCGGGACTATACGTGGGTACGAGCCTGGGACAGCGTGGCTCCCCTCCAGCACACCATTATGCTGCTGGGCTCCCACTGGCTTTTGCCTCGGCCTTGCCCCAACCAATGGCcttggtgttgggggtggggggcttggaaGGGGTCTCGGGAGTGACCCCCAGGCTGAGGCCTGAAGGCGGAGCATTTGAGTCCCAGAGTGACCCCGTCCACGAGTCTGCCTGCCTAGCAGAggaccctccccttcccctccggGGGCGGGTTTTCCGGTCTGGCCCCTTGTATCCCTTTCTGGAGATCGGGCATCTGTTGAAGAGGCATCTACTAGGCACCCACTTCGTGCCCAGGGTGGACAGGGCCCGTTGGCTGTGGAGAGCAAGGCGCTCCTCAGGCAGCACGGTGAACGAGGCACAGGGAACGAGGCACAGGCAGTGACTACCTGGGAGATGCCAGATGGGGGAAGAAGTGGTAGGGCCTGAGGGGGCTCAGGGAGAACGTTCTGGAGGAAGTAGGGGCTCAGCCCAGGCTGGAGGTGAGAAGGTAGCAGCCTGTCCAAAAAGAAGGCTGAGGAGTATGtgctgggtgggcctgacctgaTCAGGTGAGCCCTTGGAAGGGTGCTGAGGCCTCAGAGATGTCCTGCCGGCCTCTAAGATGAAGCAGTATCATGAGAAGGGGTCCAAAGACAGGATCTGAGGAGGCCTCTAGTTGCTGAGAGTGGTCCCTGGCACACGGCAACCAGAGAAAACAGGGACAACCTCAGAGAACTGAATTCTACTGGAAACTGGAGGAGCTTGGGGAGGGCAGGACTGGGCCTCAGCTGACACCTCCATCTCGGACTCTGGACCCTGAGCAGGGGACCCATTTAACCTGTACCTGGACTCCTGGCCCGTGGACACTGTGAGATAACaacgtgtgttgttttaagctggcCCATTagtggtagtttgttacacagcctTGATGACAGATACACCCATGTACCCGGTTGGTTCTGTGGGGGAACGGCGATGTGCCCAGGAAAGAGGGCCCCTCCCAGCACTGAGGGGAAGGTCGTGATGCTGCACAGCCTGTTGTGATGGACCCATTTCCCTTCTCTACTGGCTAGAGGAGGGGCCGCACGGCCAGTCCCAGCCAGTATCCCCTCCCTGGTGACAAGCAGGAAATGTACACAGGGGCCAAATGCCTTTCTTCCTGCAGGTGCAGGGTGtgaggcccagagcaggcagCCCTTGGGACCCGAGGAGCTCGAGATAAGGGTGGTAACCACAGCGGGGAGAGCCGGGGTCCTTCATGCGGGTTCTGGAGCCTCTAAGGGAACCCACCCGGGAGCCTCCCTTGGCCAGGCTTCCTACGGAGGGGATGCTAAGGGGCCTCGCTAAGCCCCTTGAGAGCAGGTTGTACAGCTTGGGGCTGACTGTGTCCTGAGTTGCCGTCCACACccccctgctgcctcctctgAGAATCACTGGGCCAGTCTGTTGTAGACAAAATGTCTGTGCCTTAACGGCCCCAACCTCGGCCCATGTAACCTGACACGGCAAAGGAACCTTGCAGATGGGACTAAGTTGAGGACCGTGAGCTGGAATATTATCCCAGAGCGGACCCTAAATGTAGTAACAAGGATCCCGCTAAGTGAAGGAGAAAGGCCAGGGGGTCAGCACAAGAGCAGATGTGCTCTCGGAAGCAGAAGGCTGGGGACAGGAGGAAGAGGCCGCCGGCTCGGGCCCGCGGacgcctctagaagctggaaaagaactAGGAAACAGGTTCTCCCCTGGAGCTTCCAGGAGCCAGCCCTGCCAACCCATTGTAAACTTCCGGCGtgcagaactgtaagataataaataatgTGTGTTCTTGTAATACAGCTAAGTTTCCGATCCTTCGTTCCTGCAACGAGAGGAAATGAATACAGAGCCTGTAGGTGtttggagaatgaatgaatgaatgaatgaacgaacgaacgaacgaacacCTCCACAAGATAGGCATTCGTATTCTTGCTTTATCGTCAAGACAGTTGAGGCCCAGGCAGCGCCCAGTCTGGCTTCTCAGCAAGCCAGGTAGTGTCCactctgccctcctgcctctcccctgctgagCACCAGGCGTGTGCAGAGAAGGAGGTAGGGATGAAATTCTGTCCTTAACTGTAACCAGAGGCTACGGGAGCCGGGAGCCGGCGTCGCGGCCTCCTCTCCTGAGTGTGTAGATTTCTCTGCCGGGGCTGCACGGAGTGGGGCGGGTGCCCACACTGGTGCTGGTACTGAGTGCGGCACCCCTGCCTTCGCTAAGGGCCCCCCACTCTCCCTCGTGAAGCCTGTCTGCCCAACCCTTGTATCGCAGTTGCCCCCACGTAGCACTCGGGGAACATACCTGGAGGAAATGGCTAATTAAATGGAAGCAAGTTCGCGCCCGCGATCTGTGAATCTGATCGTAGCAGGCACGTGCCGCGGAGCCAGATGGAGTtcagagattttgtttgtttggttggttgggcTTCAATTCTTTTTTCAGAGTGTTCAGAAAATGCAGAAGAGCCCTGATGTGTTTGGGAAAATAAGCAAAGAGTTGGACGCGTTCAGCCTGGCCCTGTGAAGTCCCCCCAGCTTCCTACGTTGACCCCGATTCCGAGTGTTTCCGGAAAGCGGGCGGGCGGGCCCCGCAGTGGGTGCCACGGGCCGGAGCACCGGAATGTTGGTCTTCGAACCTGGACCCCGTGAGCTCGGGCTCGGCAAGGTCTGCTCTGTTTCATTCTTGACTCTTCCCTTCCCAGAAGAGGCTCTGATTTAAACCAGGAATTTGGGGCCGGCCCGAGATTCGGGACCGTGAGTCACGATACAGGcagtgctgctgtaacaaagcagCCCAGGTGGGAGCGATCTCTCCCCCCACGCGAGTCTGGGTCCTGCCCGGCGAGTGCCCTGCACCCTCTCCCCGGCTGTCCCCAGCAGGCAGCTCCCACCTCCAGGTCTTGGTCGGCTGGTCTGGCTGGGGCCATTCTGCCATAACACCCAGGGTCAGCTCTCGGCCAGGAGGACACGGTCTTCCCAACACAGGGCGTCCTCGTCTGGAAGCCGCACACAGCCCTATGCTGACACCCCATTGGGCAGAATGTGGTCACGTGGCCATACctactgcaagggaggctgggaaatgtagtctttcaCAGGGCAGCCATATGCCAAGATAAACGCAGTGTGTTTCCAACCTGGGAACTGTTGACGTTTGTGGCTGGAAGCCGCTTTGCTGTGGGTGCCAGCCTGTGAATTCCAGCATGattagcagcatccctggactCTTTTGACTAATGCCAGGagcaaccctccccccccccacccctcccacacacaccagTTGTGATGACCAGAAATGTCCTCAGAAATTTCCAGGGGTCCTCTGGGGTCATAATCACCCAGCTGAGAACCATCGGGCCAGATCCGAGGGCCCCAGCTGCAGTGTCCCCGGGGCCCAGCAGGAAGAGCgctgggcggggtggggtgaGCCTGCGGAGAATGCCCCAGCGGGAGGGgatgtctccccctcccccaccctgcaagTTCTCACGCTGGAGGCGGACAGAGATCTGGATTTTCATGTGAAATGTCTAAACTGCTTCCTGATGGCATCTAATTAAGACAGGGAAAAAGCCGTGTGTTTGCTATGGGTTGAACTGTATTCCCCAAAAGATAACATCCATGTGCTAACCCCCAAAACCTGGGAGAGTGACCCTATTTGGAAACAGGGCCCAGGCTTGCTGAGGTCACCCTGGACCCGGGTGGGCCCTAACTCAAAATGGCTGGTGTCCTTACACGAAGAGATGCACAGAGAGGGACACATGagatggacagagacagagcagttCGGCCATGAGTCCAGGAGCCCTGGGAGCCCCAGGATCTGGAAGACGGGGGAAGGGTCTTCCCTTTGGACCCGCCAGGGGAGGTGGCCCCGCCCACACCTTTAATGTCAGAATTCCCCGAGCTGGGAGAGAAGACATTTCTATCATTGAAG
Coding sequences:
- the ADRA2C gene encoding alpha-2C adrenergic receptor encodes the protein MASPALAAALAAAATAAAGPNASGAGEGGSGGAANASGAAPGAAWGPPPGQYSAGAVAGLAAVVGFLIVFTVVGNVLVVIAVLTSRALRAPQNLFLVSLASADILVATLVMPFSLANELMAYWYFGQVWCGVYLALDVLFCTSSIVHLCAISLDRYWSVTQAVEYNLKRTPRRVKATIVAVWLISAVISFPPLVSLYRQPDSAAYPQCGLNDETWYILSSCIGSFFAPCLIMGLVYARIYRVAKLRTRTLSEKRAPAGPDGASPTTENGLGAAAGAGENGHCAPPRRPCADVDPEESSAAAERRRRRCALRRGGRRRRAGGEGGAGGTGGAEGPAPGPGATDSGTLAAARSPGPGGRLSRASSRSVEFFLSRRRRARSSVCRRKVAQAREKRFTFVLAVVMGVFVLCWFPFFFSYSLYGICREACQVPDPLFKFFFWIGYCNSSLNPVIYTVFNQDFRRSFKHILFRRRRRGFRQ